One stretch of Streptomyces peucetius DNA includes these proteins:
- a CDS encoding beta-ketoacyl-[acyl-carrier-protein] synthase family protein has translation MTRRVAVTGVGIVAPGGVGAPAFWDLLSNGRTATRGITLFDPTGFRSRIAAEVDFDPQAHGLGATDTRRADRYVQFALVAAREAMADAGLDATTLDPWRTAVSMGTAVGGTTRLEHDYVKVSSSGRRWDVDHSEAAPHLHRAFSPSALASEVAEQAGVQGPVQTVSTGCTSGLDAIGYAFHSIEEGRADVCLAGASDSPISPITVACFDAIKATSPNNDDPAHASRPFDANRDGFVMGEGGAVLVLEELEHARARGARVYCEIGGYATFGNAHHMTGLTREGLEMARAIDDAMNHARLDRTDIDYVNAHGSGTQQNDRHETAAVKRSLKEHAYKVPMSSIKSMVGHSLGAIGAIELVACVLALAKQVVPPTANYETPDPECDLDYVPRTARPLRLRSVLSVGSGFGGFQSAVVLTRPGGSSP, from the coding sequence GTGACCCGGCGTGTGGCGGTGACCGGCGTCGGCATCGTCGCACCCGGAGGCGTGGGCGCCCCGGCGTTCTGGGACCTGCTGTCGAACGGCCGGACCGCGACCCGGGGGATCACCCTGTTCGATCCGACCGGATTCCGCTCACGTATCGCCGCCGAGGTCGACTTCGATCCGCAGGCCCATGGTCTCGGTGCCACTGACACCCGACGCGCCGACCGTTACGTGCAGTTCGCACTGGTCGCCGCCCGGGAGGCCATGGCCGACGCCGGCCTCGACGCGACGACACTCGATCCGTGGCGGACCGCCGTGTCGATGGGCACCGCCGTGGGCGGCACCACCCGGCTGGAACACGACTACGTGAAGGTCAGCAGCAGCGGCCGGCGCTGGGACGTGGACCACAGCGAGGCGGCGCCACATCTCCACCGCGCCTTCTCCCCCAGCGCCCTCGCCTCCGAGGTGGCCGAACAGGCCGGCGTGCAGGGGCCCGTGCAGACCGTCTCCACCGGATGCACCTCCGGTCTCGACGCGATCGGCTACGCGTTCCACTCCATCGAGGAGGGCCGGGCGGACGTCTGCCTGGCCGGCGCGTCGGACTCGCCGATCTCCCCGATCACGGTCGCCTGCTTCGACGCCATCAAGGCGACCTCACCCAACAACGACGACCCGGCACACGCCTCCCGCCCCTTCGACGCGAACCGCGACGGGTTCGTGATGGGCGAGGGCGGCGCCGTGCTCGTCCTCGAGGAGCTGGAGCACGCCCGGGCTCGCGGTGCGCGTGTGTACTGCGAGATAGGCGGCTACGCCACCTTCGGCAACGCACACCACATGACGGGCCTGACCCGTGAGGGGCTGGAGATGGCCCGGGCGATCGACGACGCGATGAATCACGCCCGGCTCGACCGGACGGACATCGACTACGTCAACGCCCACGGCTCCGGCACCCAGCAGAACGACCGGCACGAGACGGCCGCGGTCAAGAGGTCCCTCAAGGAGCACGCGTACAAGGTGCCGATGAGCTCGATCAAATCCATGGTGGGCCACTCGCTGGGCGCCATCGGAGCGATTGAACTTGTCGCCTGCGTGCTGGCCCTGGCCAAGCAGGTGGTGCCGCCCACGGCCAACTACGAGACCCCCGACCCCGAGTGCGACCTGGACTATGTGCCGCGCACCGCACGCCCCCTCAGGCTGCGCAGCGTGCTGTCGGTCGGAAGCGGCTTCGGCGGCTTCCAGTCCGCGGTCGTCCTCACCCGACCAGGCGGGAGTTCACCATGA
- a CDS encoding SchA/CurD-like domain-containing protein, translating into MTMLSERVSQSAFDGSRLRVVLLLDLQEGAQQRFLTAYEHMRNQVAAVPGHLSDQLCQSIENPSQWLITSEWESAPPFLDWVNSEEHVETVRPLHDCVRDTRSLRFSVLRETSGVNASQSPARKPGGLQPSPRVGDGVVRHALTFTVKPGSEQTVAEILAGYTSPEAQVDDTTRLRRTTLFMHGNRVVRCVEVQGDLLAALRHVARQPEVRAVEEAINPYLEQDRNLDDPQSARLFFTRAALPAVHHLAPPGEQHAQRERHALLYPAKPGCGMALAKLLAGQDEAAAENPGCHVESSTVFQRDDIVVRLVDVRGPLDTDPAAAMGTTGLRKAGVLARLLNTEALGIDDSFSDEKAMTRLLENAQMRLITDRRAR; encoded by the coding sequence ATGACAATGCTGTCCGAACGTGTGTCTCAGTCCGCATTCGACGGCTCCCGGCTCCGGGTCGTACTGCTGCTTGATCTCCAGGAGGGCGCCCAGCAGCGCTTTCTCACGGCGTACGAGCACATGCGCAACCAGGTGGCCGCCGTTCCGGGACACCTCAGCGACCAGCTGTGCCAGTCGATCGAGAACCCGTCGCAGTGGCTCATCACCAGCGAATGGGAGAGCGCACCGCCCTTCCTGGACTGGGTGAACAGCGAGGAGCACGTCGAGACCGTACGGCCGCTGCACGACTGCGTGCGCGACACACGCTCGCTGCGCTTCAGCGTCCTGCGCGAGACCTCGGGTGTGAACGCGTCGCAGTCCCCCGCGCGCAAGCCCGGCGGCCTGCAGCCCTCGCCCCGGGTCGGTGACGGTGTGGTCCGCCACGCCCTCACCTTCACCGTGAAGCCCGGCAGCGAGCAGACCGTGGCCGAAATCCTCGCCGGCTACACCTCGCCCGAGGCCCAGGTCGACGACACCACCCGGCTGCGCCGCACCACGCTGTTCATGCACGGCAACCGCGTCGTGCGCTGCGTGGAGGTGCAGGGCGACCTGCTCGCGGCGCTGCGGCACGTGGCCCGGCAGCCCGAGGTCAGGGCGGTCGAGGAAGCCATCAACCCCTACCTGGAGCAGGACCGGAACCTGGACGACCCGCAGTCGGCACGGCTGTTCTTCACCCGCGCCGCCCTGCCCGCGGTGCACCACCTGGCACCGCCCGGCGAGCAGCACGCGCAGCGGGAACGGCATGCGCTCCTCTACCCGGCCAAGCCCGGCTGCGGCATGGCCCTCGCCAAGCTCCTGGCCGGCCAGGACGAGGCCGCGGCGGAGAACCCCGGATGCCACGTCGAGAGCAGCACCGTCTTCCAGCGCGACGACATCGTCGTACGGCTCGTCGACGTACGCGGTCCTCTCGACACCGACCCGGCGGCCGCCATGGGGACGACCGGCCTGCGCAAGGCCGGAGTACTGGCGCGGCTGCTGAACACCGAGGCACTCGGCATCGACGACTCGTTCTCCGACGAGAAGGCGATGACCCGACTGCTCGAGAACGCCCAGATGCGCCTCATCACCGATCGTCGTGCCCGCTGA
- a CDS encoding cupin domain-containing protein — translation MTTTHRIVDLSETQPNRRRGGDLRAMLTPTAVGATSGFMGLALVEPGDRIGEHYHPYSEEFVYVVAGELEVDLDGEPFAIRPDQGLLIPPYVRHRFRNVGSTQARMVFHLGPLAPRPELGHVDTEETPAAEDAGAHLPPERTGSVS, via the coding sequence ATGACCACAACCCATCGCATCGTCGACCTGAGCGAGACCCAGCCCAACCGCAGGCGCGGAGGTGACCTGCGCGCCATGCTCACCCCCACCGCGGTGGGCGCCACCAGCGGCTTCATGGGCCTGGCGCTCGTCGAGCCCGGAGACCGCATCGGCGAGCACTACCACCCGTACTCCGAGGAGTTCGTGTACGTCGTCGCCGGTGAGCTCGAGGTGGACCTCGACGGCGAGCCGTTCGCCATCCGTCCCGACCAGGGCCTGCTCATCCCCCCGTACGTGCGGCACCGGTTCCGCAACGTGGGCAGCACGCAGGCCCGCATGGTCTTCCATCTGGGCCCGCTGGCGCCCCGGCCGGAGCTCGGCCACGTCGACACGGAAGAGACCCCCGCGGCAGAGGACGCCGGTGCGCACCTGCCGCCGGAGCGAACAGGGTCGGTGTCGTGA
- a CDS encoding acyl carrier protein produces MTNRLNVTELAALMKKSAGITVDPDEMEQRPETPFEVYGLDSLGLLGIVGELENRYGRPLPPDADRCKTPREFLDVVNNSLMAGA; encoded by the coding sequence ATGACAAATCGGCTGAACGTCACCGAACTGGCGGCCCTGATGAAGAAGAGCGCCGGCATCACCGTCGACCCCGACGAGATGGAGCAGCGGCCCGAGACGCCGTTCGAGGTCTACGGCCTCGACTCGCTCGGCCTGCTCGGCATCGTCGGCGAGCTGGAGAACCGTTACGGCCGGCCCCTGCCGCCCGACGCCGACCGCTGCAAGACCCCGCGCGAGTTCCTCGACGTCGTCAACAACTCACTCATGGCTGGAGCCTGA
- a CDS encoding ketosynthase chain-length factor, translating to MSHGNRRARPPVVTGIGVVAPNGVGAETFWKSTVEGISALDHVSREGCGHLPLRVAGEVRGFDPESTVEQRFLVQTDRFSHFAMAAADLALADAGIADGAHDEMPYAVGVVTAAGSGGGEFGQRELQHLWGQGPTYVGPYQSIAWFYAASTGQISIRGGFKGPCGVVASDEAGGLDALAHAAGAVRRGTDTVIVGAAEAPLAPYSIVCQLGYRELSTCEDPERAYRPFTPQACGFVPGEGGAMLVVEDREAALARGARILAGVAGHAATFTGASRWEESREGLARAIGGALDAAGCAPEEIDVVFADALGLPEADRAEALAIADALGAHGTRVPVTAPKTGTGRAYCGAPVLDTAAAVLALEHGLVPPTPNVLDVCHDLALVTGTARPAELRTALVLSRGLMGSNAALVLRRDADTPS from the coding sequence ATGAGTCACGGCAACCGCCGCGCACGGCCCCCCGTCGTCACCGGCATCGGCGTCGTCGCCCCCAACGGCGTGGGCGCGGAGACGTTCTGGAAGTCGACCGTCGAAGGCATCAGCGCCCTCGACCACGTCTCCCGTGAGGGCTGCGGTCACCTGCCGCTGCGCGTCGCCGGCGAGGTACGGGGCTTCGACCCCGAGTCGACGGTCGAGCAGCGTTTCCTCGTCCAGACCGACCGGTTCTCCCACTTCGCGATGGCCGCCGCCGACCTGGCGCTGGCCGACGCGGGGATCGCCGACGGCGCGCACGACGAGATGCCCTACGCCGTCGGTGTGGTCACCGCCGCCGGGTCCGGCGGCGGCGAATTCGGCCAGCGCGAGCTGCAGCACCTGTGGGGCCAGGGACCGACCTATGTCGGTCCGTACCAGTCCATCGCCTGGTTCTACGCGGCGAGCACAGGGCAGATCTCCATCCGCGGTGGCTTCAAGGGCCCCTGCGGCGTGGTCGCCAGTGACGAGGCCGGCGGGCTCGACGCCCTCGCGCACGCCGCCGGGGCAGTACGGCGGGGCACGGACACGGTCATCGTCGGCGCGGCGGAGGCGCCCCTGGCCCCGTACTCGATCGTCTGCCAGCTCGGTTACCGGGAGCTCAGCACTTGCGAGGACCCGGAGCGGGCCTACCGGCCCTTCACCCCGCAGGCCTGCGGCTTCGTACCCGGCGAGGGCGGCGCCATGCTCGTCGTCGAGGACCGGGAGGCGGCCCTCGCCAGGGGCGCCAGAATCCTTGCCGGCGTCGCCGGCCACGCCGCAACATTCACCGGAGCCTCCCGCTGGGAGGAGTCACGCGAAGGGCTGGCGCGGGCGATCGGCGGTGCCCTGGACGCCGCGGGCTGCGCGCCCGAGGAGATCGATGTGGTCTTCGCGGACGCGCTGGGCCTGCCGGAGGCCGACCGGGCGGAGGCGCTGGCGATCGCCGACGCGCTCGGCGCGCACGGCACGCGGGTGCCGGTGACCGCGCCCAAGACCGGTACCGGCCGGGCGTACTGCGGGGCACCGGTGCTCGACACGGCCGCCGCGGTGCTGGCCCTGGAGCACGGCCTGGTGCCGCCCACCCCAAATGTCCTCGACGTGTGCCACGACCTGGCCCTGGTGACCGGGACCGCCCGGCCCGCCGAGCTGCGCACGGCCCTGGTGCTGAGCCGGGGACTGATGGGTTCGAACGCGGCGCTCGTGCTGAGGCGCGACGCCGACACCCCCTCGTGA